A single Anopheles maculipalpis chromosome 3RL, idAnoMacuDA_375_x, whole genome shotgun sequence DNA region contains:
- the LOC126565926 gene encoding hornerin-like: MYNFVFVVLCALLVGGALGEAALGNYYKDVVREQHKLINEMNQNFTELEKASEKLIDLGFYVGKHKLPPKTVKITKTVAVKVPVPFPVKVPEPVPVPVPVSKPVPVPVPTLVAIPVESTVATLPAVTVAGNSNGDPSPSPAPTDADPASSQAHASTVQVQEYVQSFPIHSVYDAGDDYNPMEGNRLALAEHTASPTESTFSKPSPSSLQQLEEYHHQHHQHHHAQQHSQQSKHHQHQSATQTGSHSSAEQYYGGHGIGGSGGAQRQYYVGGAQVQTGAHPAAKFRPESHALQPAAESYDFGDSASQFHSAAFARATDSPYSAASGLTGDKSAPSASSAIGEDYHFATEQQQQQFQRGQHGESNFETEQFSRGGGGGGRGGDAGTTGRGGESSGGRIFGGEIGGIGGTGGDPQASAHSYVKFSETADLHQQADHEAAPVPRYQSEGETRLQAGFEAGFQEGLQATHQAGLEAGLQAGLEAGLQAEQAAEKGAHRHGAGTKGQESNELTPRPFQTVRESYPHYEKPDLRHYHGESGDRHNHHHHQTIHNHHHTDHSQQTAGRGGSSTGSILTEGYDHPAFAKSNRPAAAGVTTTATGTLSPAAPTHGYTVSGERSIYPPVSTAGYHHTHPYPANLPGEAHKDLRHQADATGAERFPFYHATKHDPHLARPALKPYHSGAAAGPAYQLQQQYGDHKESQARGAAAQTELRQGGTGGYSTYTEHHNYHHHHHYLNGQQHDRPKHKGSYGSRSIKPIVYSVPSDAHLYPGYNQHHAHQHGSASDATNAGNHAGTAGKFHYHFHNVHPVGAGSGPDHHHESAASEQYTVHTEYGGVAGPDGSVVTSYDPPASGSTIHFHDDGTGDMFAGASTVQEQHRAPYGESSDSYRHTQ; the protein is encoded by the exons atgtataatttt GTGTTCGTGGTACTGTGTGCGCTGCTGGTTGGCGGAGCGCTGGGTGAGGCGGCGCTCGGCAACTACTACAAGGATGTTGTGCGGGAGCAGCACAAGCTAATAAATGAGATGAATCAAAACTTTACCGAGCTCGAGAAGGCCAGCGAAAAGCTGATCGATCTCGGCTTCTACGTCGGCAAACACAAGCTGCCACCGAAAACGGTCAAGATCACCAAAACGGTGGCAGTGAAGGTGCCCGTACCGTTCCCGGTGAAGGTACCGGAACCGGTGCCGGTCCCGGTGCCAGTGAGCAAACCTGTCCCGGTCCCCGTTCCGACACTGGTCGCGATACCGGTCGAGAGTACTGTCGCGACCTTGCCGGCAGTTACTGTGGCCGGTAACAGTAACGGTGACCCAAGTCCGTCGCCGGCACCCACGGATGCTGACCCAGCGTCGTCACAGGCGCACGCTAGCACGGTGCAGGTCCAAGAGTACGTACAATCGTTTCCAATACACTCTGTATACGACGCTGGCGACGATTACAATCCCATGGAAGGAAACCGTCTCGCACTAGCGGAACACACTGCATCCCCTACTGAGAGCACGTTCAGTAAACCAAGTCCTTCTTCACTTCAACAGTTGGAAGAGtatcaccaccagcaccaccagcaccaccatgCCCAGCAGCATTCGCAACAGTCgaagcatcatcaacatcaaagCGCAACGCAAACGGGATCGCATTCGAGCGCGGAACAGTACTACGGGGGACACGGGATCGGGGGCAGCGGGGGTGCCCAACGACAGTACTATGTCGGTGGTGCTCAAGTTCAAACCGGTGCGCATCCGGCTGCAAAGTTCCGACCTGAGTCTCATGCGCTCCAACCGGCGGCCGAATCGTATGACTTCGGGGACTCCGCCAGCCAATTCCACTCGGCCGCGTTCGCCCGTGCCACGGATTCGCCCTATTCCGCTGCGTCAGGCCTCACCGGAGACAAATCTGCACCGTCTGCGTCGTCGGCCATCGGTGAAGACTACCACTTTGccaccgagcagcagcagcagcagttccaGCGAGGACAGCACGGAGAATCTAACTTCGAGACAGAGCAATTCAgtcgaggaggaggagggggaggaagaggaggagacGCAGGAACAACTGGACGAGGAGGAGAATCGAGCGGAGGAAGAATCTTTGGAGGAGAGATCGGAGGAATCGGAGGAACAGGAGGTGATCCGCAAGCCAGTGCGCACTCGTACGTCAAGTTCAGCGAAACTGCGGACCTCCACCAACAAGCGGACCACGAAGCGGCCCCGGTACCGCGATACCAAAGTGAAGGCGAAACGCGACTCCAAGCGGGATTCGAAGCGGGATTCCAAGAAGGGTTACAAGCGACACACCAAGCTGGACTCGAAGCGGGACTCCAAGCGGGACTCGAAGCGGGACTCCAAGCGGAACAAGCTGCCGAAAAAGGTGCGCACCGTCATGGAGCCGGTACCAAAGGTCAAGAAAGCAACGAGCTCACTCCACGCCCGTTCCAAACTGTTCGCGAATCGTACCCGCACTATGAAAAGCCCGATTTACGTCACTACCACGGAGAGTCCGGTGACcgccacaaccaccaccaccaccagaccATTCATAACCACCATCATACCGATCATTCGCAGCAAACCGCTGGCCGCGGTGGAAGCAGTACCGGCAGCATCCTCACCGAAGGCTACGATCACCCAGCTTTCGCCAAGTCGAACCGACCTGCTGCTGCAGGagtcaccaccaccgccaccggaaCTCTTTCCCCCGCCGCCCCTACACACGGTTACACGGTATCGGGGGAGCGGTCCATTTACCCGCCGGTATCCACCGCGGGCTACCATCATACGCATCCATATCCAGCGAACCTACCGGGGGAAGCGCATAAAGATCTACGTCATCAAGCCGACGCCACCGGAGCCGAACGCTTTCCTTTCTACCACGCCACCAAACACGATCCCCACCTTGCTCGGCCTGCCCTCAAACCGTATCACTCAGGCGCTGCTGCCGGACCAGCCTATCAGCTACAGCAACAGTATGGCGATCACAAGGAGTCCCAGGCGCGCGGTGCCGCCGCGCAAACCGAACTTCGGCAAGGTGGCACCGGTGGCTACAGTACCTACACCGAGCACCacaactaccaccaccaccatcactacCTCAACGGTCAGCAGCACGATCGCCCGAAGCACAAGGGAAGTTACGGATCCCGCTCGATCAAGCCCATCGTCTACAGTGTCCCCAGTGACGCACACCTCTACCCTGGCTACAACCAGCACCACGCTCACCAGCACGGAAGCGCCAGTGACGCAACCAACGCCGGCAACCACGCCGGAACGGCCGGCAAGTTCCACTATCACTTCCACAATGTCCACCCAGTTGGTGCCGGAAGTGGACCAGACCACCATCACGAGTCAGCTGCCAGCGAGCAGTACACCGTCCATACCGAGTACGGTGGTGTTGCCGGACCGGACGGAAGCGTCGTAACGTCGTACGATCCACCTGCCAGCGGCAGCACCATACACTTCCACGACGACGGTACGGGTGACATGTTTGCCGGTGCTTCTACCGTGCAGGAACAACATCGGGCACCGTACGGGGAGTCCTCGGACTCGTACCGGCACACGCAATGA
- the LOC126565924 gene encoding zinc finger protein 512B-like — MKGFVVFAMAIALVASAAVEKKDAETAAVPAEGDKKQEKRGLWDLGYGYESHGWDSPKHGWEEPHVTTITKKVHVPYPVEVEKHVPYPVKVPYPVTVEKHVPVVVEKKVPVYVEKHVPVHVDRPVPYPVKVPVKVVHKEYVEVPKPYPVHVEKHVPVVVKKPVYVEKHVPVVVKSHGWEPHSHSYSEFHSW; from the exons ATGAAG GGATTCGTAGTGTTTGCGATGGCGATTGCCCTGGTGGCGAGTGCTGCCGTCGAGAAGAAGGACGCCGAGACAGCCGCCGTCCCTGCCGAGGGTgacaagaagcaggaaaagcgTGGCCTGTGGGATCTTGGCTACGGGTACGAATCGCACGGCTGGGATTCGCCCAAGCACGGTTGGGAGGAACCGCATgtaaccaccatcaccaagaAGGTTCACGTTCCGTACCCGGTCGAGGTGGAGAAGCACGTCCCGTACCCGGTGAAGGTACCGTACCCGGTTACCGTCGAGAAGCACGTCCCGGTTGTGGTCGAAAAGAAGGTTCCGGTGTACGTCGAGAAGCATGTCCCGGTTCATGTTGACCGTCCAGTCCCTTACCCAGTGAAGGTCCCGGTCAAGGTTGTGCATAAGGAGTACGTCGAAGTGCCGAAGCCCTACCCAGTGCACGTTGAGAAGCACGTCCCGGTGGTCGTGAAGAAGCCAGTGTACGTCGAGAAGCATGTCCCGGTTGTCGTCAAGTCGCACGGATGGGAACCTCATTCCCACTCGTACTCTGAGTTCCACTCGTGGTAA